From the genome of Lentimonas sp. CC4, one region includes:
- a CDS encoding sulfatase-like hydrolase/transferase — MNRLKLQRLASLALLLVAIPLAADAKAQNQSQPNIVVFVADDMGWGDSGTYGNELIQTPNMDKLASQGVKLMQCYSAAGVCSPSRSAILTGRTPYRNGVYRHLSGKGPAYLRESEITYPELLQAAGYETCHVGKWHLLSQQQWNNADFPQPGDHGYDYWMSTHNNAAPSHKNPKNFVRNGELVGTTQGYSAQLVAGEAEHWLKDIRNPDKPFALSVWIHEPHSPIATDPRFQSLYKGHKNSKYMGNITQLDNALGMVMDTLDEIGVSDNTFFFFTSDNGPVSAYGGTTGGLRGNKRSEYEGGIRVPGLARWPGHIKPGSVSEVPVIGSDIFTTVLDITGIPVPSDRTIDGASMLPALAGQPIKREMPMFWRTHVSKPDERVAMRIGDWKIVGDETLTKFQLYNIPEDMKEENDLAQKMPEKTEEMKEILLNLWAGIVEEGPNEWWESDKQRSKFGGKISY, encoded by the coding sequence ATGAACAGATTAAAACTTCAACGATTGGCTAGCTTAGCGCTCCTATTGGTTGCGATCCCGCTTGCCGCAGATGCGAAAGCACAGAACCAGTCTCAACCGAACATTGTGGTCTTTGTGGCCGATGATATGGGTTGGGGAGATTCCGGAACCTACGGCAACGAACTAATCCAGACTCCGAACATGGATAAGTTGGCCTCGCAGGGTGTGAAGCTGATGCAATGCTACTCTGCCGCGGGTGTCTGTTCGCCCTCGCGCTCCGCGATTCTTACTGGTCGCACGCCGTATCGTAATGGTGTTTATCGCCATTTATCAGGTAAAGGCCCAGCCTACCTTCGCGAGAGCGAGATCACTTACCCAGAACTCTTGCAGGCAGCTGGCTACGAAACCTGCCATGTCGGCAAGTGGCACTTGCTCTCTCAGCAACAGTGGAACAACGCTGACTTTCCGCAGCCTGGTGATCACGGCTACGATTACTGGATGTCGACGCACAATAACGCTGCGCCAAGCCATAAGAACCCGAAGAATTTCGTGCGCAATGGCGAGCTTGTCGGCACGACACAAGGCTACTCCGCTCAGCTAGTTGCTGGAGAGGCGGAGCATTGGTTGAAGGACATTCGCAACCCAGATAAACCCTTTGCTCTGTCAGTTTGGATACATGAGCCGCATTCACCAATCGCGACCGATCCACGTTTTCAATCGCTCTATAAAGGCCACAAAAACAGCAAATATATGGGCAATATCACACAACTCGACAATGCGCTGGGAATGGTGATGGATACGCTCGACGAGATCGGTGTGAGCGATAATACCTTTTTCTTTTTTACCTCAGATAATGGACCGGTGTCTGCATATGGTGGCACTACTGGTGGCTTACGTGGCAACAAGCGCAGTGAGTATGAAGGGGGCATTCGTGTTCCAGGCTTGGCTCGCTGGCCGGGGCACATCAAGCCAGGCAGCGTCAGTGAGGTGCCAGTGATCGGTAGTGATATCTTTACGACGGTGTTGGACATTACAGGCATTCCAGTGCCCTCCGACCGCACCATCGATGGTGCCAGTATGCTACCAGCGCTCGCAGGTCAGCCGATTAAGCGTGAGATGCCCATGTTCTGGCGCACGCACGTATCCAAGCCAGATGAGCGGGTTGCCATGCGCATTGGCGATTGGAAAATCGTAGGCGATGAGACCTTAACCAAATTTCAGCTCTACAATATCCCAGAAGATATGAAGGAGGAGAATGATCTGGCCCAGAAGATGCCTGAGAAGACTGAGGAAATGAAAGAGATCCTCTTAAATCTATGGGCAGGTATCGTCGAAGAAGGTCCCAATGAATGGTGGGAGAGTGACAAGCAGCGCTCCAAGTTTGGCGGAAAGATCAGCTACTAA
- a CDS encoding response regulator transcription factor has product MPTRIMLVEDNDEYRDVIKFAIDREEDLELFSQFGTAEMAISSIDKIRSTIVPQVILLDLRLPGLSGLEAIPYFKERLPEVKIIVLSQSNAESDVVRSIALGASGYLLKSSTIQQVKDSIRNVMEGGASIDPAVAQYLVKRLRDRPTPLVSTKLLSERELQVLELLADGLQKREIGKKLFISYPTVDAHVRHIYEKLDVKNAPSAVRRAYRMGVFTADEWL; this is encoded by the coding sequence ATGCCTACGAGAATAATGTTGGTTGAGGACAATGACGAATACCGTGACGTCATTAAATTTGCCATAGACCGAGAAGAAGACCTTGAATTGTTCAGCCAATTTGGAACTGCGGAAATGGCGATCAGCAGTATCGATAAAATTCGCTCTACGATCGTGCCACAGGTGATTCTGCTGGACCTACGTTTGCCAGGATTGAGTGGATTGGAGGCGATCCCATATTTCAAAGAGCGTTTGCCGGAGGTGAAAATCATCGTGCTGAGTCAATCGAACGCTGAGTCTGATGTCGTGCGATCCATTGCGCTCGGAGCGTCTGGATATTTGTTGAAATCGTCCACGATTCAGCAGGTGAAAGATAGCATTCGCAATGTAATGGAGGGGGGCGCAAGTATTGATCCCGCAGTGGCTCAGTATCTCGTCAAGCGTCTCAGGGATCGTCCGACACCGCTAGTATCGACCAAGTTACTTTCGGAGCGCGAGCTGCAAGTCTTAGAGCTGTTGGCAGATGGGCTTCAAAAGCGAGAGATCGGCAAAAAATTGTTTATTAGTTACCCCACGGTCGATGCGCATGTGCGCCATATTTATGAGAAGCTCGACGTAAAGAATGCGCCCTCAGCAGTGAGGCGAGCCTATCGTATGGGCGTCTTTACTGCCGATGAGTGGCTGTAG
- a CDS encoding histidine kinase — protein MIRPLLCFALLLCCSVLEAALGGSAISELEARKEVIEQELTRLSRPSLRGGVGAIGYHTAAFSHADNDFWVEIDLKGEHSINEIVLVPVLWRDMEEGFQADAFPEAFRVLAGTTEDREGQVVAEFQQEEGQIIGITPLVIPFPETVASWVRIEVTRMSRRIHDGKYVFQLSEIMVFGEGQNIALRKPISAVFPKPRDPSGAWDERFLVDGATPYIMNSARGQPSLAYLGDFGAAPTLLIDLGESYPISEIRLHAVEQSNTVPQAFVGDLGIPKHFKVEGANSPDFEDAVVLVEHQSANLSGMGPIMMWSFPEVSCRYVRIVTLEQGLSFGISERLSRIGFAEIELMSAGENVAQGKRAWTEPAMRSHRDAMSLTDGRNLYGEILPIQAWLKELAKRRDLEAEWVGLSKELSRRYALQKQMLIWLGRISGVLLFAIVVVALYGRMQRIRNETKVRERIAANLHDELGANLHAIGMWSDIAQESVNSPEPLIESLKRIRGLTERTGASARFCSNMLEAKGVCEVLVDDMKREASRLLADISFEISFENEAQLNRVIRRKRIDIFLFFKESLANIIRHGQASTATIHMSANDKEVALAIADDGCGFSGGLPNSLKRRAKLMRAEAGVDHPKEGGTRIWLKLKVKRKTFIKE, from the coding sequence ATGATTCGACCGCTGCTGTGTTTTGCTCTATTGCTTTGTTGTTCCGTGCTTGAGGCAGCATTGGGTGGTTCGGCGATTTCCGAGTTGGAAGCTCGGAAGGAAGTGATCGAGCAAGAACTGACCCGTTTGTCGCGCCCCAGTTTACGTGGGGGAGTGGGGGCGATCGGCTACCACACGGCAGCGTTCTCACATGCGGATAATGATTTCTGGGTCGAAATCGACCTGAAGGGCGAACACTCGATCAATGAGATCGTGCTAGTGCCGGTTCTTTGGCGTGATATGGAAGAGGGCTTTCAGGCGGATGCCTTTCCCGAGGCCTTTCGTGTGCTTGCAGGCACTACAGAGGATCGCGAGGGCCAGGTCGTTGCCGAATTTCAACAAGAGGAGGGGCAAATTATTGGCATTACGCCATTGGTCATACCGTTCCCCGAAACGGTGGCGTCTTGGGTGAGGATTGAAGTGACCCGCATGAGCCGGCGGATTCATGATGGCAAATACGTCTTTCAGTTATCTGAAATTATGGTTTTTGGTGAGGGGCAGAACATCGCCTTGCGCAAGCCGATCAGTGCAGTCTTCCCCAAGCCGCGCGATCCTTCCGGTGCGTGGGATGAGCGCTTTCTCGTCGATGGGGCGACGCCCTATATTATGAATTCGGCACGGGGGCAGCCGAGCCTTGCCTACTTAGGTGATTTCGGTGCGGCGCCGACGCTGCTCATTGATTTAGGCGAATCTTACCCGATTTCCGAAATACGGCTGCATGCAGTTGAGCAGAGTAATACCGTGCCGCAGGCCTTTGTCGGTGATTTAGGTATCCCGAAGCACTTTAAGGTGGAGGGGGCGAATTCGCCAGACTTTGAGGATGCGGTGGTCTTGGTGGAGCATCAATCTGCCAATCTGTCGGGGATGGGGCCGATCATGATGTGGAGTTTCCCTGAGGTGAGTTGTCGCTATGTTAGAATCGTGACGCTAGAACAGGGCCTGTCGTTTGGTATTTCTGAGCGACTCTCACGGATCGGGTTTGCTGAGATCGAATTGATGTCGGCAGGGGAAAATGTGGCGCAAGGTAAGCGAGCGTGGACAGAGCCAGCTATGCGCAGCCACCGTGATGCCATGTCACTCACGGACGGGCGTAATCTCTATGGTGAGATCCTGCCCATTCAGGCATGGTTAAAGGAATTAGCGAAACGCCGCGATTTGGAGGCTGAGTGGGTCGGTTTGAGTAAAGAGCTCAGTCGGCGGTATGCGCTACAGAAGCAGATGCTCATTTGGTTGGGGCGTATTTCCGGGGTGCTACTGTTTGCAATTGTGGTCGTGGCGCTCTACGGACGTATGCAGCGCATCCGTAATGAAACTAAGGTGCGTGAGCGCATTGCAGCGAACCTCCACGACGAGTTGGGCGCCAATTTGCATGCCATCGGTATGTGGAGCGATATTGCACAGGAGTCCGTCAATTCGCCAGAGCCGCTGATAGAAAGCCTGAAGCGTATCCGTGGCTTAACGGAGCGCACGGGTGCTTCGGCACGGTTCTGTTCGAACATGCTTGAGGCAAAAGGGGTCTGTGAAGTGCTTGTGGATGACATGAAGCGCGAAGCGTCCCGATTACTGGCAGACATATCGTTCGAAATCTCATTTGAGAATGAAGCGCAGCTGAATCGTGTGATACGCAGAAAGCGCATCGATATCTTTTTGTTTTTTAAAGAATCGCTGGCGAATATCATTCGCCATGGCCAGGCGAGCACTGCCACGATTCATATGTCTGCGAACGATAAAGAAGTTGCCCTTGCGATTGCAGATGATGGTTGTGGATTTTCCGGTGGTCTGCCAAATTCCTTAAAACGCCGCGCAAAACTGATGCGTGCTGAGGCGGGAGTGGATCACCCCAAAGAAGGTGGCACCCGTATTTGGCTCAAGCTGAAGGTGAAACGAAAAACTTTTATTAAAGAATAA